The following coding sequences lie in one Palaemon carinicauda isolate YSFRI2023 chromosome 7, ASM3689809v2, whole genome shotgun sequence genomic window:
- the LOC137643572 gene encoding uncharacterized protein, translating into MTMEFSGPGTLADVEEDLALSDDNVEEHLLTQEHWPRLVSTKSHKLIPAGAAPSLMDHTTTSNKRCMEHDSDSSNEPLSPAAKTTKCDASSSQNKVLNSSLPRPTIQIIPTMATKTVLPAFAPRSEYIKLLFRENPGVNVKLRWLSEVTKMFSLDRELAEVKMSAVTSRFVYISRHRLDIINRVKGGEVLSLVLDVQDAVDRPRKFPTYLITRYPVDVDPSLAKELTGVHTVRRFLQDGKSINRIVITWSHPDPPPPFVNFSFLPCLPSCELRRMPDEKPWCFKCWGIGHISRYCAAPEKCAFCAAEHDSRTCPHRPPVPPKVVDSSSASTSTPLLLPTPDSSHWKCPRCNEPGVNVWHGCTRRSGSASNQLIAQQLPVPSIKPTVTASSQVTTLRNAVDVLKSRCDSLTSRFEAIESRLESMDTRIDSLVTSFDNLTSKFATNDNTLQSLVEAQQVVITSVTTLTEKLDSLATHLESVTNPHTGPLPRDTPPMHTRVTTASSSSRRSSKGHVR; encoded by the coding sequence atgactatggaattctcgggacctggtactctcgctgatgttgaggaggaccttgctctaagtgatgataatgttgaagagcatctgcttacccaggaacattggccacgacttgtctctactaaatctcataagttgatccctgctggtgcagctcctagtctcatggaccataccactacctccaacaaacgatgtatggagcatgattcagatagcagtaatgagccattatcccctgctgctaaaactacaaagtgtgatgcttcttcctctcaaaaTAAAGTTCTAAATAGTTCCCTGCCTAGACCTACTATTCAGATTATACCTACCATGGCTACAAAAACTGTTCTCCCTGCCTTTGCTCCACGTtctgaatacataaagctcctattcAGAGAAAATCCGGGGgttaatgtgaagcttcgctggctatcagaggttaccaagatgttcagcctcgatcgggaattggctgaagttaaaatgtctgcggtcacttctcgatttgtatacatttcgaggcatcgcctggatattataaatagggtcaagggtggtgaggttctgtcacttgtgttagatgttcaggatgctgtagacagaccccgtaagttccctacatatctcatcactcgatatcctgtggatgtagacccttcattagctaaggaactgacaGGGGTGCACACTGTACGTCGTTTCCTACAGGATGGGAAGTCCATCAATCGTATTGTCattacttggagccacccagatccacCCCCGCCTTTTGTTAACTTCTCCTTCCTCCCTTGTCTACCATCATGTGAATTACGCAGAATGCCAGACGAAAAGCCATGGTGTTTCAAATGCTGgggtatcggtcacatctcacgatactgtgctgcccctgaaaagtgtgcattttgtgctgctgagcatgacagtcggACCTGCCCTCATCGGCCCCCTGTACCACCCAAAGTGGTTGACAGTTCTTCAGCATCAACATCAACCCCATTACTTCTACCTACACCGGACTCCTCGCATTGGAAATGCCCGAGATGTAATGAGCCTGGAGTCAATGTGTGGCATGGCTGTACCAGGCGTTCAGGCTCTGCATCGAACCAGCTTATTGCACAACAGCTTCCAGTGCCATCAATCAAACCCACTGTTACTGCCTCCTCACAAGTGACTACACTTCgtaatgctgtagatgtcctcaagtctcgatgtgactcccttacatcacgttttgaagccattgaatctcgtttagagagcatgGATACTCGCATTGACAGTCTCGTAACCTCCTTTGACAatctaacttctaaatttgctactaATGATAACACACTACAATCTCTTGTTGAAGCTCAGCAGGTTGTTATCACATCAGTTACTACACTAACTGAGAAACTTGACTCACTTGCTACACATCTTGAGAGTGTTACTAATCCCCATACAGGACCTTTGCCACGGGATACACCACCAATGCATACCCGTGTCACCACTGCCTCTTCATCTAGTCGCCGTTCTTCCAAGGGACATGTTCGATaa